The proteins below are encoded in one region of Maribacter aestuarii:
- a CDS encoding DUF6787 family protein — protein MEKLKERWGITSNFQLIIIFVVFAITGSSSVYVAKPFLALIGLARDNFPEAWWGGTVYWLLRILLIFPFYQILLVLYGWLFGQFKFFWGFEKKMLSRMGLGFLFNTKS, from the coding sequence ATGGAGAAACTTAAGGAACGCTGGGGAATTACAAGTAATTTCCAATTGATAATCATTTTTGTAGTATTTGCTATAACCGGGTCTTCTTCCGTTTATGTAGCCAAACCCTTTTTAGCGCTTATCGGATTGGCCAGGGACAATTTTCCGGAGGCTTGGTGGGGCGGCACCGTTTACTGGTTGCTAAGAATACTGCTTATTTTTCCTTTCTATCAAATTCTGCTGGTCCTATACGGATGGCTATTCGGTCAATTTAAATTTTTCTGGGGGTTTGAAAAAAAGATGCTGAGCAGAATGGGTCTAGGGTTCTTGTTTAATACAAAGAGTTAA
- a CDS encoding DUF6146 family protein — MKKNRIIKKLMSFSGIVIGILVMANCGSSKEALSITDEEKQAFAAVEDDSVEIVNDEVEYRIIIIEPGFYTWLKSIARPEGYYSQTFLENRNKLLVLNWNQRAMLPTVYDPNLYQMQIDYQPDIDYGYDVNYKLYNYFIFFQRRYNQRLGPFVPRI, encoded by the coding sequence ATGAAAAAGAATAGAATAATTAAAAAATTAATGTCCTTTTCAGGAATCGTAATCGGGATTCTAGTAATGGCCAATTGCGGTAGTTCAAAAGAGGCACTATCAATCACTGATGAGGAAAAACAGGCTTTTGCTGCGGTAGAAGACGATAGTGTAGAAATCGTCAACGATGAAGTTGAGTATCGAATAATTATCATAGAACCAGGATTTTACACCTGGTTAAAGTCAATTGCCAGGCCTGAGGGCTACTACTCCCAAACCTTTTTGGAGAACCGAAACAAGCTTCTGGTACTCAACTGGAATCAACGTGCCATGCTTCCAACCGTTTATGACCCAAATTTGTATCAAATGCAAATAGATTACCAACCGGATATTGATTATGGTTATGACGTTAATTATAAGCTTTACAATTACTTTATTTTCTTCCAAAGAAGATACAATCAGCGCCTAGGACCTTTTGTACCTCGTATTTAG
- a CDS encoding DUF937 domain-containing protein, translated as MSGLLDLLNSPMGKQLISGVAGQTGQPENKTADVLSMAMPLLLGAMKKNVSSPQGAQGLMSALSNKHDGSILNDLGGLFGGGVDESVMQDGAGILGHVFGNKQPQVENALSQKSGLDTGSIAQILKIAAPIVMGFIGKQTSQARINDSNDMNALLGSMLGGQPQENQSLITTLLDADGDGSILDDVAGMVMGSNKKKGGLGGLLGGLFGK; from the coding sequence ATGTCAGGATTATTAGATTTATTGAATAGCCCAATGGGCAAACAACTAATTAGCGGAGTTGCAGGACAAACAGGACAACCGGAAAACAAGACTGCAGACGTATTGAGCATGGCAATGCCACTACTTCTTGGCGCCATGAAGAAAAACGTTTCGTCGCCCCAGGGAGCTCAAGGACTCATGAGTGCACTTTCTAACAAACATGATGGAAGTATCTTAAACGACCTCGGTGGTCTTTTTGGCGGAGGTGTAGACGAATCCGTTATGCAAGATGGTGCTGGAATTTTGGGGCACGTATTTGGTAATAAACAACCACAGGTAGAAAATGCGTTGAGTCAAAAATCTGGTTTGGATACTGGCTCTATAGCTCAAATACTAAAGATTGCGGCTCCTATCGTCATGGGGTTTATTGGAAAACAGACCTCACAAGCTAGAATAAACGATTCTAATGACATGAACGCTTTACTTGGCAGTATGTTGGGAGGGCAACCTCAAGAAAATCAGAGCTTAATAACCACTTTGTTAGATGCAGATGGTGATGGGAGTATTTTGGACGATGTAGCCGGAATGGTTATGGGAAGCAACAAGAAAAAGGGAGGTTTAGGCGGACTGCTAGGCGGACTTTTCGGTAAGTAA
- a CDS encoding D-2-hydroxyacid dehydrogenase, with amino-acid sequence MKILANDGISPAGVTSLEKAGFEVVTTKVAQEQLVNFINKNQIVGLLVRSATKVRKDVIDNCPSLKLIGRGGVGMDNIDVAHAKKKGLHVINTPSASSESVAELVFAHLFGGVRFLHDANRNMPLEGDSKFKQLKKSYGNGRELNRKTLGIIGFGRIGQATAKIALGIGMNVIYYDSSLDTCTLTLSFFDGRSLEFQLECTSKEELLKEADFITLHIPEQKEYVIGKKELDQMKDGVGIVNAARGGVIDEVALIDAIDDGKVSFAGLDVYESEPNPEIKILMHPNISLSPHIGAATNEAQDRIGKELADQIVSLLK; translated from the coding sequence ATGAAGATACTTGCGAACGATGGCATCTCCCCTGCTGGAGTCACATCTTTGGAAAAAGCCGGATTTGAAGTAGTGACGACCAAGGTCGCACAAGAACAATTAGTGAATTTTATCAATAAAAATCAAATTGTTGGTTTATTGGTTAGAAGCGCTACTAAAGTCAGGAAGGACGTCATTGATAATTGTCCCAGCTTAAAATTGATTGGTCGTGGAGGTGTTGGCATGGATAATATAGATGTTGCGCATGCCAAGAAAAAAGGTTTACATGTTATTAATACTCCGTCGGCTTCATCCGAATCCGTAGCCGAATTGGTTTTCGCGCATTTGTTCGGCGGTGTCCGATTTCTGCACGATGCCAATAGAAATATGCCGCTGGAGGGTGATAGTAAGTTCAAGCAATTAAAAAAGTCCTACGGTAACGGAAGAGAACTTAATCGAAAGACCCTCGGAATAATAGGTTTTGGCAGGATTGGACAGGCAACGGCCAAAATAGCCCTAGGAATAGGCATGAATGTTATTTACTACGACTCTTCCTTAGACACCTGTACACTTACCCTTTCTTTTTTTGATGGACGTTCTCTTGAATTTCAGCTAGAGTGCACATCAAAAGAAGAGTTGTTGAAAGAGGCTGATTTTATTACACTGCATATACCCGAGCAAAAAGAGTATGTAATTGGGAAGAAAGAATTGGACCAAATGAAAGACGGCGTGGGTATTGTAAACGCGGCCAGAGGAGGTGTTATTGACGAAGTGGCATTAATAGATGCCATTGATGATGGAAAAGTATCGTTTGCCGGCCTAGACGTTTATGAATCCGAACCTAATCCGGAAATAAAGATTTTGATGCACCCCAACATTTCGTTGTCCCCTCATATAGGAGCCGCAACTAACGAAGCTCAAGACCGTATCGGTAAAGAGCTCGCAGACCAAATTGTATCGCTATTAAAATAG
- the serC gene encoding 3-phosphoserine/phosphohydroxythreonine transaminase: MKKHNFSAGPCILPKEVLLKASEAVMDFNGSGLSLIEISHRSKDFVAVMEKARSLALELLDLDGKGYKALFLHGGASLEFLMVAYNLLETKAGYLNTGTWSDKAIKEAKLFGEVIEVGSSKDENFNYIPKGYTVPSGLDYLHLTSNNTIFGTQLKKFPQTDAPLVCDMSSDIFSRTLDFSQFDLIYAGAQKNMGPAGTTLVVVKEDILGKVSRKIPSMLDYQVHISKDSMFNTPAVFPVYTSMLTLEWLKNLGGIATIEEENEKKARLLYSEIDLNPVFEGYANKDDRSLMNATFNLTDDALKEPFEKMLLDAGINGLNGHRSVGGYRASMYNALSLESVGVLVDVMSEMERKG, translated from the coding sequence ATGAAGAAACATAATTTTAGTGCAGGACCCTGTATATTACCAAAAGAAGTGCTTTTGAAGGCCTCCGAAGCGGTTATGGACTTCAATGGCTCTGGACTTTCCCTAATAGAAATATCGCATCGCAGCAAAGATTTTGTTGCCGTAATGGAAAAAGCCCGGTCTTTAGCATTGGAACTTTTGGATTTGGACGGCAAAGGCTATAAGGCTTTGTTTCTGCATGGTGGCGCAAGTTTAGAATTTTTGATGGTGGCCTATAATCTGTTGGAGACAAAAGCAGGATATCTGAACACTGGAACATGGAGTGACAAGGCCATCAAAGAGGCAAAATTATTCGGCGAGGTAATTGAAGTGGGTTCTTCTAAGGATGAGAATTTCAACTATATCCCCAAGGGCTACACGGTTCCGTCGGGATTGGACTACCTACATTTAACTTCAAACAATACAATTTTTGGTACGCAATTAAAGAAATTCCCACAAACCGATGCACCTTTGGTTTGTGACATGAGCTCAGATATATTTTCCAGAACTCTTGATTTTTCCCAGTTTGACTTAATATATGCCGGCGCGCAGAAAAATATGGGTCCCGCAGGGACTACCCTGGTAGTTGTAAAAGAGGATATATTGGGGAAAGTGTCCAGGAAAATACCATCCATGTTAGATTATCAGGTACATATTAGTAAGGATAGCATGTTCAATACACCGGCAGTTTTTCCTGTATACACTTCTATGCTAACCTTGGAATGGTTGAAAAATTTAGGTGGAATTGCTACGATAGAGGAGGAAAACGAAAAAAAGGCACGATTGCTTTATTCAGAAATAGATTTAAATCCTGTTTTTGAAGGATACGCGAATAAAGATGACCGCTCGCTTATGAACGCTACCTTCAATTTAACGGATGACGCGCTCAAAGAGCCCTTTGAAAAGATGCTTCTGGACGCCGGAATTAATGGTCTAAATGGACACCGCTCCGTTGGAGGATATCGCGCTAGTATGTACAATGCCCTTTCATTAGAAAGCGTTGGCGTATTGGTAGATGTTATGAGTGAAATGGAGCGCAAAGGATAA
- a CDS encoding acyl-CoA reductase produces MTQHNRNVQAFVKLGEFLGQFCDFITKQEVPETTNDNWIGKFQEVVGKAHHYNGWFTEENIIYSFRQWSGILTNKNLEFWLSPYDLEKNTPKTVALIMAGNIPLVGFHDLLVVVITGNKALVKLSSNDRLLLPLLASYLKYVEPQLENTIEFTKERMVDFDAVIATGSNNTARYFEYYFGKKPNIIRKNRNSVAVLHGKETQAELKALGEDIFRYYGLGCRSVSKLFVPTDYNFDYFYSAIYDYKDIVNLKKYANNYDYNKAVYLMSEFEILDNGFLMLKKDSSYPSPIASLFYEHYDDLTTLKQRLANDKEQIQCIVGSGVTSDEISFGETQKPALNDYADGIDTVEFLLKTSHN; encoded by the coding sequence ATGACCCAGCATAATCGTAACGTTCAAGCTTTTGTTAAACTTGGGGAATTCCTAGGCCAATTTTGCGATTTTATCACAAAACAAGAGGTTCCCGAGACAACTAACGATAATTGGATTGGAAAATTTCAAGAAGTAGTAGGGAAAGCACACCATTACAACGGTTGGTTTACCGAAGAAAACATCATTTATTCCTTTCGACAATGGTCAGGGATTCTGACTAATAAAAATTTAGAATTTTGGTTATCCCCTTATGACTTAGAAAAAAATACTCCCAAAACGGTCGCTTTGATCATGGCCGGAAACATTCCTTTGGTAGGCTTTCACGATTTACTGGTTGTAGTGATTACGGGGAACAAGGCCCTGGTAAAATTATCCAGTAATGACAGGCTATTATTGCCCTTACTTGCATCTTACCTTAAATATGTTGAACCACAACTGGAAAACACTATTGAGTTTACTAAGGAGAGAATGGTTGATTTTGATGCGGTCATAGCCACTGGAAGTAATAATACGGCGCGTTACTTTGAATATTACTTTGGTAAAAAACCGAATATCATTCGAAAAAACAGAAATTCGGTTGCAGTATTGCACGGAAAAGAGACCCAGGCCGAACTAAAGGCCTTGGGAGAAGACATCTTTAGGTATTACGGATTGGGCTGTAGAAGTGTTTCCAAATTATTTGTGCCAACAGACTACAATTTTGATTATTTCTATTCCGCTATTTACGATTACAAGGACATCGTCAACTTGAAAAAATACGCAAATAATTATGACTACAATAAAGCGGTCTACTTAATGAGTGAATTCGAAATTCTAGACAATGGTTTTCTAATGCTTAAAAAAGATAGCAGCTACCCCTCCCCGATTGCTTCCCTATTTTATGAACATTATGATGATCTAACTACCTTAAAGCAAAGGTTAGCTAACGACAAAGAGCAGATTCAATGCATAGTGGGTAGCGGCGTAACTTCAGATGAGATATCCTTTGGGGAAACGCAAAAACCAGCACTTAATGATTATGCGGATGGTATTGACACTGTTGAATTCCTGTTAAAAACATCCCATAATTAA
- a CDS encoding 4Fe-4S dicluster domain-containing protein: MAIIITDECINCGACEPECPNTAIYEGADEWRYSDGTSLSGEVVLPDGKAVDADEVQEPISDEVYYIAPDKCTECMGFHEEPQCAAVCPVDCCVPDDDHVESEEVLLAKQRFMHPDE, translated from the coding sequence ATGGCGATTATTATAACCGACGAATGTATCAATTGCGGCGCTTGTGAGCCGGAGTGCCCTAATACTGCAATTTATGAAGGCGCCGATGAGTGGCGTTATAGCGATGGGACTTCGTTGAGTGGAGAGGTTGTATTACCGGACGGGAAAGCAGTGGATGCCGACGAAGTACAGGAGCCCATAAGCGATGAAGTTTATTATATTGCCCCGGACAAGTGTACGGAATGTATGGGATTCCATGAGGAGCCGCAATGTGCCGCGGTGTGTCCAGTAGATTGTTGTGTGCCTGATGATGACCATGTGGAATCTGAGGAAGTATTACTAGCGAAACAACGCTTTATGCATCCTGATGAGTAA
- a CDS encoding class I SAM-dependent DNA methyltransferase, whose translation MSNLYGVKMAKVYDEIYQGFIDYSAEYDLYSTICKKYNASKILEIACGTGNLAGSFSVDFGTYTGMDYSDAMLQIAKEKQAELNFFQGDMRNFSASQRFDAILITGRSTSYLLTDDDFLQTLKCVQATLEENGVLIFDFIDAERFLPYVASNRYVKHKSTVKERRYLRESEWVIKKESNESLINWTANYYQLLQKDKIFLGSDSTLFRSFYFEALECLLTKLGFIINEKIDRKTYAFDTYLLVCTLK comes from the coding sequence ATGAGTAATTTATATGGCGTTAAAATGGCGAAAGTCTATGATGAAATCTATCAGGGTTTTATAGACTATAGTGCAGAATATGACCTCTATTCCACAATTTGCAAAAAATACAATGCATCAAAAATTTTAGAAATCGCCTGTGGAACGGGAAATTTAGCTGGTTCTTTTTCAGTTGATTTTGGAACTTATACGGGAATGGATTATAGCGATGCCATGTTACAGATTGCCAAGGAAAAGCAAGCTGAACTTAATTTTTTTCAGGGTGATATGAGAAATTTTAGTGCTTCCCAAAGATTTGATGCCATACTTATTACCGGAAGATCCACAAGCTACTTACTCACGGATGATGATTTTCTTCAAACCTTAAAATGTGTCCAAGCCACCTTAGAGGAGAATGGGGTATTGATTTTTGATTTCATCGATGCGGAGCGCTTTTTACCCTATGTAGCTTCAAATAGGTACGTAAAACATAAGAGCACGGTTAAAGAGCGAAGGTATCTGAGAGAATCGGAGTGGGTGATAAAGAAGGAAAGTAATGAAAGTTTAATCAATTGGACGGCTAATTATTATCAGCTCCTTCAAAAAGACAAAATTTTTTTAGGAAGCGATAGCACTTTGTTTAGGTCATTTTATTTTGAAGCGTTAGAATGCCTTTTGACGAAGTTAGGCTTCATTATAAACGAAAAAATAGACCGAAAGACCTATGCTTTTGATACCTATTTGCTCGTATGTACTTTGAAATAA
- a CDS encoding TonB-dependent receptor: protein MVCGTNYANPNGNLEIGILQATVSGTVTDDSGLALAGVNIVEKGTTNGTTTDFDGNYNIEVSDGATLVFTYIGFAAREEPVNGRSTINVQLIEGVALDEFIVVGSRTAPRSNTDTPLPVDVLSVKELTSTGQVTFDKALQYRIPSFNTVQTPVNDATSLLDPYEIRNMGPSRTLILINGKRKNLSALLYTQTSPGRGETGADISAIPTDAIKRVEILRDGASAQYGSDAIAGVMNIILKDSPDDGSVTVRSGITSEGDGEMFGVALNNGSAIGDAQGFINYTVDLSKVNLANRPGTVDAAGEAGDFGADIADVQEFLSRRPDAGNINGSPETAAAKFSVNFGYDLSPNTQLYGNAAYVYKSVNSFANYRTPYWRTVEDFPYLADFFPGNNPNTPNGYDGYVPTFEGLLSDYNGTVGFKSMINDWNIDASFTTGGNLQTYKVNQTHNRNVVYSPSTWVDANNNGVIDDGEVTEGAELYRANSQQSFDPGGTRFSHNVGNIDISRLLSDKISIGIGAEFRTETFEVIEGELASYDGGGADSFAGASPQNSGKFNRYNIGGYFSLDYDVTDAFLLSGTIRTENYSDFGNAFVYKFSSRYKVSDEFTVRGSISSGFRAPTLHQIYTQKAQYSFIPGQGIQVGGLINNVSTQAKLLGIPQLDAETSNNFTIGFGGKIDNRFTYTLDYYNIAVKDRIVLSTEIGPTAAGNTALDDILTSNNLSDVSFFANAIDTKTSGIDVVLAYKDVVIGAGNLDINLSGNYTIQNERDGEVNNPTLVEQAGQSVVNQTQEALFFTSRPVTKWILGANYDINKFGFSLNNTYFGKTTFFQQGLSTDANGVFNLRTEFTPKVVTDLGINYSATDKFTIALNINNIFDVLPEWSFKSENAAGDAILADAAQTQNQSNLITFNQRYSQMTYDGYHFSQLGAMFNLSLNYKF, encoded by the coding sequence ATGGTATGCGGAACCAATTATGCAAACCCCAATGGAAACTTGGAAATCGGGATATTGCAAGCCACTGTAAGCGGTACAGTTACCGATGACTCAGGATTAGCTTTAGCAGGTGTAAACATTGTTGAAAAAGGCACAACGAACGGTACTACTACCGACTTTGACGGAAATTATAATATTGAGGTCTCCGATGGTGCAACACTGGTATTTACTTATATTGGATTTGCTGCACGTGAAGAGCCTGTAAATGGCAGAAGTACCATTAACGTTCAATTAATAGAAGGAGTTGCCCTGGATGAATTTATCGTGGTAGGTTCCCGTACCGCTCCCAGAAGTAATACGGACACGCCTTTACCTGTTGATGTTTTATCCGTTAAGGAATTGACATCCACGGGTCAGGTCACATTTGACAAGGCTTTACAATATAGGATTCCGTCTTTTAATACGGTACAGACTCCTGTGAATGACGCAACATCGCTTCTTGACCCTTATGAAATCCGTAATATGGGACCAAGTAGAACATTAATACTAATTAATGGTAAACGTAAAAACTTAAGTGCCTTATTGTATACCCAAACCTCTCCGGGACGTGGTGAAACGGGGGCGGATATTTCGGCTATTCCTACAGACGCAATCAAGCGAGTTGAGATATTGCGTGATGGTGCCTCGGCGCAGTACGGTTCCGATGCCATTGCAGGTGTAATGAACATCATCTTAAAAGATAGTCCTGACGACGGTTCTGTCACCGTACGTTCTGGTATTACTTCAGAAGGTGACGGTGAAATGTTCGGCGTCGCTTTGAACAACGGTAGCGCTATTGGTGATGCTCAAGGTTTTATTAACTATACGGTAGATTTGTCAAAAGTAAATTTAGCCAATAGACCTGGAACTGTTGATGCAGCGGGTGAAGCAGGCGATTTTGGTGCAGATATTGCCGATGTACAAGAATTTTTAAGTCGGCGCCCTGACGCTGGGAATATAAATGGTTCTCCAGAAACGGCAGCGGCTAAGTTCTCTGTTAATTTTGGCTATGATTTGAGTCCGAATACACAGCTGTACGGTAATGCAGCTTATGTATATAAATCTGTAAATAGCTTTGCGAACTACAGAACTCCCTACTGGAGAACCGTGGAAGATTTTCCTTATTTAGCTGACTTTTTCCCAGGAAACAATCCTAATACTCCAAATGGATATGACGGATATGTACCAACATTTGAAGGATTATTAAGCGATTACAACGGTACCGTTGGCTTTAAGTCCATGATCAACGATTGGAATATTGATGCCAGTTTTACAACCGGTGGAAACTTACAGACCTACAAGGTAAACCAAACGCACAACCGTAATGTGGTGTATTCGCCTTCAACATGGGTAGATGCCAATAATAACGGTGTTATCGATGATGGAGAAGTTACTGAAGGCGCCGAGCTATACAGAGCAAATAGCCAACAATCATTTGATCCGGGTGGGACTAGGTTTTCTCATAATGTAGGAAACATTGATATTTCAAGACTTCTTTCCGATAAAATAAGTATCGGTATCGGTGCTGAGTTCAGGACCGAAACTTTTGAAGTAATTGAAGGTGAGTTAGCTTCATACGATGGTGGTGGTGCGGATTCATTTGCTGGTGCTTCACCTCAAAACTCAGGTAAGTTCAACCGTTACAATATTGGGGGTTACTTCAGTTTGGATTACGATGTAACCGATGCATTTTTGTTGAGCGGTACCATCAGGACTGAAAACTATTCGGATTTTGGTAATGCTTTTGTATACAAGTTTAGTTCCCGTTACAAAGTGAGCGATGAGTTTACAGTAAGAGGGTCTATTTCCTCTGGATTCAGGGCTCCTACCTTACACCAAATATATACTCAAAAAGCACAGTATAGCTTTATTCCTGGACAAGGAATCCAAGTAGGTGGTCTGATCAACAATGTTTCTACACAGGCTAAATTATTGGGAATCCCACAATTGGATGCTGAAACTTCCAACAACTTCACCATTGGTTTTGGTGGTAAAATAGATAACAGGTTCACCTATACCTTGGATTACTACAATATTGCCGTTAAGGACCGTATTGTTTTGAGCACGGAAATAGGACCAACTGCTGCGGGTAATACGGCCTTAGATGATATTCTTACCAGTAACAACCTATCTGATGTTAGTTTCTTCGCCAACGCGATAGATACCAAAACTTCTGGTATAGATGTAGTTCTTGCGTACAAAGACGTAGTCATTGGCGCTGGTAATTTGGATATCAATTTATCAGGAAATTACACGATTCAAAACGAACGTGATGGTGAGGTAAACAATCCAACATTGGTGGAGCAAGCGGGACAATCTGTAGTGAATCAAACTCAAGAAGCTTTATTCTTTACTTCACGTCCTGTTACCAAATGGATTTTAGGTGCTAACTATGACATCAATAAATTTGGTTTTTCATTGAACAACACTTATTTCGGTAAGACCACATTTTTTCAACAGGGTTTAAGTACCGATGCCAACGGAGTGTTCAATCTTAGAACTGAATTCACACCAAAAGTCGTAACGGATCTTGGGATAAATTATAGTGCTACGGATAAATTTACAATTGCATTGAACATTAATAACATATTTGATGTTCTGCCTGAGTGGAGCTTCAAATCGGAGAATGCCGCAGGTGATGCTATTTTAGCCGATGCAGCACAGACGCAAAATCAGTCTAATCTTATTACTTTCAATCAGCGTTACTCTCAAATGACCTATGATGGTTATCATTTCAGTCAATTAGGAGCTATGTTCAATCTTTCTTTGAACTATAAGTTTTAA
- the ychF gene encoding redox-regulated ATPase YchF has protein sequence MKAGIVGLPNVGKSTLFNCLSNAKAQSANFPFCTIEPNIGVVNVPDARLEKLEELVNPEKVVPATVEIVDIAGLVKGASKGEGLGNQFLGNIRETDAILHVLRCFDNDNIVHVDGSVDPIRDKETIDMELQLKDLETVEKKLDKVKRAAKTGNKEAQKEEAVLLTLKTGLEAGNSIRAIEISKEDRLEYVKPLQFITDKPVMYVCNVDEEAAVTGNAYVTKVKEAVANENAEVVVLAVGTEADITELETYEERQMFLEDLGLDEPGSAKLIRGAYRLLNLETYFTAGVKEVRAWTIPVGATAPQAAGVIHTDFEKGFIRAEVIAYDDYVSYGSEAKVKEAGKMRVEGKEYIVKDGDVMHFRFNV, from the coding sequence ATGAAAGCAGGTATCGTAGGATTGCCCAATGTTGGAAAGTCCACCCTATTTAATTGTTTGTCCAACGCAAAAGCGCAGAGTGCAAATTTTCCGTTCTGTACTATCGAACCAAATATTGGGGTCGTTAACGTACCCGATGCCCGTTTGGAAAAATTAGAGGAGTTGGTAAACCCTGAGAAGGTTGTGCCTGCCACGGTTGAAATCGTAGATATTGCTGGACTGGTAAAAGGGGCTAGTAAAGGTGAAGGTCTAGGTAACCAATTTTTGGGGAATATTAGGGAAACGGATGCAATACTCCACGTTCTGCGTTGTTTTGATAATGATAATATCGTGCATGTAGATGGTAGTGTCGACCCAATAAGGGATAAAGAGACTATAGACATGGAACTCCAGTTAAAGGATTTGGAGACCGTAGAGAAAAAACTGGATAAAGTAAAAAGAGCCGCAAAAACCGGAAATAAAGAGGCACAGAAAGAGGAGGCCGTTCTACTGACGTTAAAAACCGGTTTGGAGGCCGGTAATTCTATTCGTGCCATTGAGATTTCGAAAGAAGATAGATTAGAGTACGTTAAACCGTTACAGTTCATTACGGACAAACCTGTTATGTATGTCTGTAATGTGGATGAGGAGGCCGCAGTTACCGGTAATGCGTATGTAACCAAAGTGAAGGAAGCCGTTGCCAACGAAAACGCGGAGGTCGTTGTCCTGGCCGTAGGTACCGAAGCCGATATAACAGAATTGGAAACTTACGAGGAACGTCAAATGTTTCTTGAGGATTTAGGCCTAGATGAGCCTGGCTCGGCAAAGTTAATCCGAGGTGCATACCGATTACTGAACCTAGAAACATATTTTACCGCTGGGGTAAAGGAAGTCCGCGCATGGACCATTCCTGTAGGCGCTACTGCTCCACAAGCTGCAGGGGTTATACATACTGATTTTGAAAAGGGATTTATCCGTGCGGAGGTTATTGCTTATGACGACTATGTGAGTTATGGTAGCGAGGCCAAGGTTAAGGAAGCCGGGAAGATGAGGGTAGAAGGGAAGGAATACATTGTTAAGGACGGTGATGTGATGCACTTCCGATTTAATGTTTAA
- a CDS encoding chaperone modulator CbpM yields MESENYILIHQYCKHTQTPIDFIYSLHEYGFIKVTHVENQEYVKPKDLVEIERVSRLKNELGINLEGIDAINHMIKKINRLENELRMLRERLRIYEP; encoded by the coding sequence ATGGAATCGGAAAACTATATACTAATACATCAATATTGTAAGCATACGCAAACACCAATCGATTTTATCTATTCCTTACATGAGTATGGCTTTATTAAGGTAACCCATGTTGAAAATCAGGAATATGTAAAACCCAAAGACTTGGTGGAGATTGAACGCGTAAGCCGCTTAAAAAATGAATTGGGCATCAATTTAGAAGGGATAGATGCCATTAATCATATGATTAAAAAAATAAACCGATTAGAAAATGAATTAAGAATGCTACGAGAAAGACTCAGGATTTACGAGCCTTAA